A genomic stretch from Lathyrus oleraceus cultivar Zhongwan6 chromosome 2, CAAS_Psat_ZW6_1.0, whole genome shotgun sequence includes:
- the LOC127118181 gene encoding probable LRR receptor-like serine/threonine-protein kinase At3g47570, with translation MGTIMFTFLLCFASQMLVYYLMPSTVAALSLSSESDKLALLALKEKLTNGVPESLPSWNESLHFCEWQGVTCGRRHMRVSSLQLANQTWGGTLGPSLGNLTFLKLLMLRNLALHGEIPPQIGRLKRLQNLILGGNKLEGEIPTELSNCTNLEAIELQHNHLTGRVPSWFGSMQLTWLDLASNNLVATIPPSLGNISSLAYLSLSQNHLAGNIPHALGKLSALETLALDLNNLSGQIPDSLYNLSSIQSFVLVENKLFGSLPSNLNLAFPKLEEFLVGGNQISGAFPSSISNITNLKRFDIARNAFSGPIPLTLGQLNKLDSIDIGDNNFGSGGARDLDFLSSLTNCTKLSLLSFYKNRFGGQFPDLIGNFSNLLILDISFNQIYGAIPEKIGKLISLTSLDIGFNHLEGTIPSSIGMLKNIGRLVLQSNKLSGNIPLSIGNLTILSQLFLAANQLQGSIPVTLRYCTKLETVILGINNLSGNIPNETFGYLRGLVLLVLSNNSFTGEIPSEFGNLDQLSQLFIHSNKLSGEIPNQLGGCSSLTKLILRENFFHGNIPSFLGSSIRSLDALDLSRNNFSGTIPFELENLTLLNFLDLSFNNLYGEVPTRGVFSNASQFSLSGNNNLCGGIPQLKLHACFRPPSRKHKRSLKKKLIIIIIISVIGGILIFFITFLAVHSLTRKRKRLPSSPISLQNESLRVTYGDLHEATNGFSSSNLVGVGSFGSVYKGSLLNFERLVAVKVLNLETRGAAKSFVAECNALGKMKHRNLVKILTCCSSVDYKGEDFKAIVFEFMPEGSLENVLHNNEGSENENHSLILSKRVDIALDVAHALDYLHHDEDQVVVHCDIKPSNVLLDEDMVAHLGDFGLARLIHGSTRHSSKDQVDSSTIKGTIGYLPPEYGAGGPVSSEGDIYSYGILLLEMLTGKRPTDNMFYENLSLQKWCKTKISETILDIVDSRLLMSFAEDGTWIVENNIKECLVMFAKIGVACSEEFPTQRMLSKDVIVKLLEIKRKLHVRKNIST, from the exons ATGGGAACTATTATGTTTACCTTTCTACTTTGTTTTGCTAGCCAAATGTTGGTGTATTATCTGATGCCATCAACGGTTGCTGCTCTTTCTTTGAGTTCAGAGAGTGATAAGCTTGCTTTACTTGCTTTGAAAGAAAAACTTACAAATGGTGTTCCTGAATCTCTGCCATCATGGAATGAGTCTCTACATTTCTGTGAATGGCAGGGGGTTACATGTGGCCGTCGTCACATGAGAGTCTCTAGCTTACAGTTGGCGAATCAAACATGGGGTGGTACTCTTGGACCATCCTTGGGAAATCTAACATTTCTGAAACTACTCATGCTTAGAAACCTCGCTTTACACGGTGAAATTCCACCTCAAATCGGTCGTTTGAAGCGATTGCAAAATCTTATCTTAGGCGGCAACAAACTTGAAGGAGAAATTCCTACAGAGCTCTCAAACTGCACAAATCTAGAAGCAATTGAATTGCAGCACAATCACCTCACCGGAAGAGTCCCTTCATGGTTTGGATCGATGCAACTTACTTGGTTGGACCTTGCTTCCAATAATCTAGTTGCCACTATTCCACCTTCCCTGGGAAATATTTCATCACTTGCATATTTATCTCTTTCACAGAATCACTTGGCCGGAAACATACCTCATGCTTTGGGTAAGTTGTCAGCTTTGGAAACATTGGCTCTAGATTTAAATAATCTGTCCGGCCAAATTCCTGATTCTCTTTACAATCTGTCAAGTATTCAATCATTTGTTCTTGTAGAAAACAAGTTATTCGGTAGTCTTCCATCAAATTTGAATCTTGCTTTTCCTAAGCTTGAAGAATTTTTGGTTGGAGGGAACCAAATAAGTGGAGCTTTTCCATCTTCAATATCGAACATCACCAATTTAAAAAGGTTTGATATCGCTCGTAATGCTTTTAGTGGACCAATACCTCTTACTTTGGGTCAATTAAATAAACTTGACAGTATTGATATAGGTGATAATAACTTTGGAAGTGGAGGAGCTCGTGATTTGGATTTCCTTTCTTCACTAACCAATTGTACTAAATTATCATTGCTCTCTTTTTATAAGAATAGATTTGGTGGTCAGTTTCCAGATCTTATAGGAAACTTTTCCAATCTCCTTATTCTTGATATTTCATTTAACCAAATATATGGGGCTATACCTGAAAAGATAGGAAAACTAATTAGTTTAACTAGCTTAGACATTGGGTTCAATCACCTTGAAGGAACAATTCCAAGTTCAATTGGAATGCTCAAGAATATAGGACGATTGGTCTTGCAATCAAACAAGTTATCCGGTAATATTCCACTGAGTATTGGAAATCTTACTATATTGTCTCAACTATTTCTTGCTGCCAATCAATTACAAGGAAGCATTCCAGTTACCTTGAGATATTGCACTAAGTTGGAAACAGTAATTTTGGGTATTAACAATTTAAGTGGTAATATACCCAATGAAACTTTTGGTTATCTAAGAGGTTTAGTATTACTTGTCTTGTCCAACAATAGCTTCACTGGTGAAATTCCTTCAGAGTTTGGTAACTTGGACCAACTTTCCCAATTGTTTATTCACTCCAATAAGTTATCTGGTGAAATTCCAAATCAACTTGGTGGCTGTTCCTCGTTAACAAAGTTAATCTTGAGGGAAAATTTCTTCCATGGAAATATACCTAGCTTCTTGGGCTCCTCTATACGGTCCCTCGACGCGTTAGACCTTTCTAGAAATAATTTCTCAGGAACAATCCCCTTTGAACTAGAAAATCTAACACTTTTGAATTTTCTAGACTTGTCTTTCAACAATCTCTATGGAGAGGTTCCCACCAGGGGTGTCTTTAGCAATGCCTCGCAATTTTCACTATCCGGAAACAATAACCTCTGTGGCGGGATCCCTCAATTGAAGCTTCATGCATGCTTTAGGCCCCCCTCAAGGAAACACAAGAGATCGCTAAAAAAGAAacttatcatcatcatcatcatcagtgTAATTGGTGGAATTTTGATCTTTTTTATAACTTTTCTAGCTGTCCATTCTCTCACTAGAAAGCGGAAAAGGTTACCTTCTTCGCCAATATCTTTGCAAAATGAAAGCTTAAGGGTTACATATGGAGATCTACATGAAGCAACCAATGGATTTTCATCTTCAAATTTGGTAGGAGTTGGAAGTTTTGGCTCTGTTTACAAAGGATCGCTTCTCAACTTTGAAAGGCTTGTTGCTGTAAAGGTGTTGAATCTTGAAACACGAGGGGCAGCAAAGAGTTTTGTGGCAGAATGCAATGCTTTAGGAAAGATGAAACATCGGAATCTTGTGAAGATCTTAACTTGTTGCTCAAGTGTTGATTACAAGGGTGAAGATTTCAAGGCTATTGTTTTTGAGTTCATGCCTGAAGGGAGTCTTGAAAATGTGTTGCATAATAATGAAGGGTCTGAAAATGAAAATCATAGTCTCATCCTCTCAAAAAGGGTAGACATTGCTCTTGATGTAGCTCATGCTTTGGATTATCTTCACCATGATGAAGACCAAGTTGTAGTTCATTGTGATATTAAACCAAGCAATGTTCTTCTTGATGAAGATATGGTAGCTCACTTAGGAGACTTTGGCTTAGCTAGGCTCATTCATGGATCAACAAGACATTCAAGTAAAGATCAAGTTGACTCCTCAACAATTAAAGGAACAATAGGATATCTTCCTCCTG AGTATGGAGCAGGTGGTCCGGTATCATCAGAGGGAGATATCTATAGTTATGGAATTTTGTTGTTGGAAATGCTAACGGGAAAGAGACCAACTGATAATATGTTTTATGAGAATTTAAGTCTACAGAAATGGTGTAAGACGAAAATTTCTGAAACAATTCTTGACATAGTGGATTCACGTTTGCTTATGTCATTTGCTGAAGATGGAACATGGATTGTggaaaacaacataaaagagtGTTTGGTAATGTTTGCTAAAATAGGAGTCGCATGTTCTGAAGAATTTCCTACTCAACGGATGCTTTCAAAAGATGTTATAGTGAAGTTGCTTGAAATTAAACGCAAGTTGCATGTTCGAAAAAATATTTCTACATGA